The following are encoded together in the Bradyrhizobium sp. CCGUVB1N3 genome:
- a CDS encoding (2Fe-2S)-binding protein yields the protein MIKTKINGQEQSWDGDPDLPLLWFLRDEVGLTGTKFGCGQALCGACTVIVDKEAVRACITSVNDVAGREVTTIEGLHPNGDHPVQKAWRQVNVPQCGFCQAGQIMQAAALLMDNPKPSHDQIREAMAGNICRCGCYQRIENAVHLASTGV from the coding sequence ATGATCAAGACAAAAATCAACGGCCAGGAACAAAGCTGGGATGGCGACCCGGATCTTCCGCTGCTCTGGTTTCTCCGCGACGAGGTCGGGCTGACCGGCACCAAATTCGGCTGCGGCCAGGCGCTGTGCGGCGCCTGCACCGTCATCGTCGACAAGGAAGCCGTGCGCGCCTGCATCACTTCGGTCAATGACGTTGCGGGCCGCGAGGTCACGACCATCGAAGGCCTGCATCCGAACGGCGATCATCCCGTGCAGAAGGCGTGGCGCCAGGTCAACGTTCCCCAATGCGGCTTCTGCCAGGCCGGCCAGATCATGCAGGCGGCGGCGCTGCTGATGGACAATCCAAAACCGTCACATGACCAGATCCGCGAGGCGATGGCGGGCAACATCTGCCGCTGCGGCTGCTACCAGCGCATCGAGAACGCCGTCCATCTCGCATCGACGGGGGTGTGA
- the gfa gene encoding S-(hydroxymethyl)glutathione synthase: MTVALHPSIDNGLKHGSGSFAGGTLACKCKDHAVKVGIKGDVAHNHACGCTKCWKPQGATFSVVAVVPRQNVSVLENGDKLQIVDPSAVIQRYACKACGTHMYGRIENKGHPFYGLDFIHPELFQEQGSQAPQFAAFVSSVIESGVKPEQMAGIRSRLKEIGLEPYDCLSPALMDAIATHVAKAKAA; the protein is encoded by the coding sequence ATGACTGTTGCTCTCCATCCCTCGATCGACAATGGCCTCAAACACGGCAGCGGCAGCTTTGCCGGCGGCACGCTGGCCTGCAAATGCAAGGACCACGCGGTCAAGGTCGGTATCAAGGGCGACGTGGCGCACAACCACGCCTGCGGCTGCACCAAGTGCTGGAAGCCGCAGGGCGCGACGTTCTCCGTCGTCGCCGTGGTGCCGCGCCAGAACGTCTCCGTGCTCGAGAACGGCGACAAGCTGCAGATCGTCGACCCCTCGGCGGTGATCCAGCGCTACGCCTGCAAGGCCTGCGGCACGCACATGTACGGCCGCATCGAGAACAAGGGCCACCCGTTCTACGGCCTCGACTTCATCCATCCCGAGCTGTTCCAGGAGCAGGGCTCGCAGGCACCGCAATTTGCCGCCTTCGTCTCCTCGGTGATCGAATCGGGCGTGAAGCCGGAGCAGATGGCCGGCATCCGTTCGCGGCTGAAGGAAATCGGGCTCGAGCCCTATGACTGTCTGTCGCCGGCACTGATGGACGCGATCGCGACACATGTCGCGAAGGCCAAGGCTGCGTAA
- a CDS encoding S-(hydroxymethyl)glutathione dehydrogenase/class III alcohol dehydrogenase produces the protein MKTRAAVAFEAKKPLEIVEVDLEGPKAGEVLVEIKATGICHTDAYTLDGFDSEGIFPSILGHEGAGIIREIGAGVTSVKPGDHVIPLYTPECRQCKSCLSGKTNLCTAIRATQGKGVMPDGTSRFSYKGKPIYHYMGCSTFSNFTVLPEIAVAKIREDAPFDKSCYIGCGVTTGVGAVVNTAKVTPGSNVVVFGLGGIGLNVIQGAKMAGADKIIGVDINDSKEDWGRRFGMTHFVNPKKVTGDIVQHLVTLTDGGADYTFDCTGNTTVMRQALECCHRGWGTSIIIGVAEAGKEIATRPFQLVTGRNWRGTAFGGARGRTDVPKIVDWYMNGKIQIDPMITHVLKLEDINKGFDLMHEGKSIRSVVVY, from the coding sequence ATGAAGACACGTGCCGCGGTCGCTTTCGAAGCGAAAAAACCGCTTGAAATCGTCGAGGTCGATCTGGAAGGACCGAAGGCCGGCGAAGTTCTGGTCGAGATCAAGGCAACCGGAATCTGCCACACCGACGCCTACACGCTCGACGGTTTCGACAGCGAAGGAATCTTCCCCTCCATCCTCGGCCACGAGGGCGCCGGCATCATCCGCGAGATCGGCGCAGGCGTGACCTCGGTGAAGCCTGGCGATCACGTCATCCCGCTCTACACGCCTGAATGCCGGCAGTGCAAAAGCTGCCTGAGCGGGAAGACCAACCTCTGTACCGCGATCCGCGCGACGCAAGGCAAGGGCGTGATGCCGGACGGCACCAGCCGCTTCTCCTACAAGGGTAAGCCGATCTATCACTACATGGGCTGCTCGACCTTCTCGAACTTCACGGTGCTGCCGGAGATCGCGGTCGCCAAGATCCGCGAGGATGCCCCCTTCGACAAGAGCTGCTACATCGGCTGCGGTGTCACGACCGGCGTCGGCGCCGTCGTCAACACCGCCAAGGTCACGCCGGGCTCCAACGTCGTGGTGTTCGGTCTCGGCGGCATCGGTCTCAACGTCATCCAGGGCGCCAAGATGGCCGGCGCCGACAAGATCATCGGCGTCGACATCAACGACTCCAAGGAGGATTGGGGCCGCAGGTTCGGCATGACGCACTTCGTCAACCCCAAGAAGGTGACCGGCGACATCGTCCAGCATCTGGTGACGCTGACCGATGGCGGCGCCGACTACACCTTCGACTGTACCGGCAACACCACGGTGATGCGCCAGGCCCTGGAATGCTGTCATCGTGGCTGGGGAACCTCGATCATCATCGGTGTTGCGGAAGCCGGCAAGGAGATCGCCACACGTCCGTTCCAGCTCGTCACCGGGCGCAACTGGAGAGGCACCGCGTTCGGCGGCGCGCGCGGCCGCACCGACGTGCCCAAGATCGTCGACTGGTACATGAACGGAAAGATCCAGATCGATCCCATGATCACCCACGTGCTGAAGCTCGAAGACATCAACAAGGGCTTCGACCTGATGCACGAGGGCAAATCGATCCGCTCGGTCGTCGTCTACTAA
- a CDS encoding c-type cytochrome, methanol metabolism-related has product MIFVASGGIAFADGSDDPTAVKQNENGEWLDKEGNPTYKISADGNVDWYTYSGYRRYHSDCHVCHGPDGMGSTYAPALKDSLKTMNYADFLGVVASGRKNISTAQENVMPAFGDNPNVACYMDDLYVYLRARSNEAWGRARPGKHEDKMEAYTKAEDSCMGRK; this is encoded by the coding sequence ATGATCTTCGTCGCGTCCGGTGGAATTGCGTTCGCAGACGGCTCGGACGATCCGACTGCCGTCAAGCAAAATGAAAATGGTGAGTGGCTCGATAAGGAAGGAAACCCGACCTACAAGATTTCGGCCGACGGCAACGTGGACTGGTACACCTATTCCGGCTACCGGCGCTATCACTCGGACTGCCACGTCTGTCATGGCCCCGACGGAATGGGATCCACCTACGCGCCGGCATTGAAGGACTCGCTGAAGACGATGAATTACGCCGACTTCCTCGGCGTCGTTGCCTCCGGCCGCAAAAACATCTCGACGGCGCAGGAGAACGTGATGCCGGCCTTCGGCGATAATCCGAACGTGGCCTGCTACATGGACGATCTCTATGTCTATCTGCGCGCCCGTTCCAACGAAGCCTGGGGCCGCGCGCGACCGGGCAAGCATGAGGACAAGATGGAGGCCTACACCAAGGCCGAAGACTCCTGTATGGGCAGGAAATGA
- the xoxF5 gene encoding lanthanide-dependent methanol dehydrogenase XoxF5, whose translation MRKALLATFLGSAAALAVGSASANDELIKMVQNPKDWVMPTGDYANSRYSKLNQINAQNVGKLQVAWTFSTGVLRGHEGGPLVIGNMMYVHTPFPNKVYAIDLSNENKIVWKYEPKQDPNVIPVMCCDTVNRGLAYGDGKIFLHQADTTLVALDAKTGQVAWSAKNGDPTKGETGTSAPMVVKDKVLIGISGGEFGVQAHMTAYDIKTGKLAWRGYSEGPDDQILVDDKTTALGKPIGKDSSLKTWQGDQWKIGGGATWGWISYDPALNLVYYGSGNPSTWNPKQRPGDNKWSMTIWARNPDTGVAKWVYQMTPHDEWDYDGINEMILSDQAINGQARKLLTHFDRNGLGYTLDRESGELLVAEKYDPKVNWTSGVDMDKNSPTYGRPKVLDAASTEKGGEDHNTKGICPAALGSKDEQPAAYSPDTQLFYVPTNHVCMDYEPFKVSYTAGQPYVGATLSMYPPQGETHMGNFIAWDGKTGKIVWSNKEQFSVWSGALATAGGVVFYGTLEGYLKAVDAKTGKELYKFKTPSGIIGNVTTYENGGKQYVAVLSGVGGWAGIGLAAGLTDPTAGLGAVGGYAALSNYTALGGTLTVFSLPN comes from the coding sequence ATGCGCAAGGCACTACTGGCGACCTTTCTCGGCTCCGCGGCGGCTCTCGCCGTCGGCAGCGCTTCAGCCAACGACGAACTGATCAAGATGGTGCAGAACCCGAAAGACTGGGTGATGCCGACTGGCGATTATGCCAACAGCCGCTATTCCAAGTTGAACCAGATCAACGCACAAAATGTCGGCAAGCTTCAGGTCGCCTGGACCTTCTCGACCGGCGTGCTGCGCGGCCATGAAGGCGGGCCGCTGGTCATCGGCAACATGATGTACGTCCACACGCCGTTCCCGAACAAGGTCTACGCCATTGACCTTTCGAACGAGAACAAGATCGTCTGGAAGTACGAGCCGAAGCAGGATCCGAACGTCATCCCGGTGATGTGCTGCGACACGGTTAACCGCGGCTTGGCCTACGGCGACGGCAAGATCTTCCTTCATCAAGCCGACACCACGCTCGTCGCGCTCGATGCCAAGACCGGTCAAGTCGCCTGGAGTGCGAAGAACGGCGATCCCACCAAGGGCGAGACAGGCACCTCGGCGCCGATGGTCGTCAAGGACAAGGTGCTGATCGGCATCTCCGGCGGTGAGTTTGGCGTTCAAGCCCATATGACCGCCTACGACATCAAGACGGGCAAGCTGGCCTGGCGAGGGTACTCGGAAGGGCCGGATGATCAGATCCTGGTTGACGACAAGACCACAGCTCTCGGCAAGCCGATCGGCAAGGACTCCAGCCTCAAGACCTGGCAAGGCGATCAATGGAAGATCGGCGGCGGAGCCACCTGGGGCTGGATCTCCTATGATCCTGCTCTGAACCTCGTCTATTACGGCTCCGGCAACCCGTCGACCTGGAACCCGAAGCAGCGTCCGGGCGACAACAAGTGGTCGATGACGATCTGGGCCCGCAATCCCGACACCGGAGTCGCCAAGTGGGTCTACCAGATGACGCCCCACGACGAGTGGGACTATGACGGCATCAACGAGATGATCCTCTCCGACCAGGCGATCAATGGTCAGGCGCGCAAGCTGCTCACCCACTTCGACCGCAACGGTCTCGGCTACACGCTGGACCGTGAATCGGGCGAGCTGCTGGTCGCCGAGAAGTACGATCCGAAGGTGAACTGGACCTCCGGCGTCGACATGGACAAGAACTCGCCGACCTATGGCCGTCCGAAGGTTCTCGATGCTGCTTCCACCGAGAAGGGCGGAGAGGATCACAACACCAAGGGTATCTGCCCGGCCGCGCTCGGCAGCAAGGACGAGCAGCCGGCAGCCTACTCGCCGGATACGCAGCTGTTCTACGTTCCGACCAACCACGTCTGCATGGACTACGAACCGTTCAAGGTCAGCTACACCGCGGGCCAGCCCTATGTGGGCGCGACGCTCTCGATGTATCCGCCGCAAGGCGAGACCCACATGGGCAACTTCATCGCCTGGGACGGCAAGACCGGCAAGATCGTGTGGTCGAACAAGGAGCAGTTCTCGGTCTGGTCGGGTGCGCTCGCAACCGCCGGCGGCGTGGTGTTCTACGGCACGCTCGAAGGCTACCTGAAGGCGGTCGACGCCAAGACCGGCAAGGAGCTCTACAAGTTCAAGACTCCTTCCGGCATCATCGGCAACGTCACGACCTATGAGAACGGCGGCAAGCAGTACGTCGCAGTGCTCTCCGGCGTGGGCGGCTGGGCCGGCATCGGTCTGGCGGCAGGCCTGACCGATCCGACCGCCGGTCTCGGTGCAGTCGGTGGCTATGCGGCGCTCAGCAACTACACGGCACTCGGCGGTACGCTGACCGTGTTCTCGCTGCCGAACTAG
- a CDS encoding helix-turn-helix domain-containing protein — MSDTIHTLSTTGLTPKRQIQSWVDGLTSLCGHFDVDPLEATALEGRIDYTTVSRLKLCQIEVSQHRIAHTHARAKANEHPYIKIHFQTYGISYFEQEGRHIELMPGDIIAYDVSCPHSIISPAFTRHDVVIVPKALLRDRGFPSQRMPACKLTARTGTGRIAHDFVHATFDEAAKLSANSAVGVADSLIDLLLLPLREADTMFDRVGPEAMYVRAQFFIREHLRDPDLCIDQISAELGCSKRYLHMLFSERGTTVSDYIWQARLQNCRQELEAHAGKTITDVAFSWGFSSSSHFSRVFRKYFGVVPSSIHKAQQNAVSSEEH; from the coding sequence ATGTCCGACACAATACATACGCTCAGCACGACCGGACTCACGCCGAAGAGGCAGATCCAGAGCTGGGTCGACGGGCTGACAAGTCTCTGTGGACATTTCGACGTCGATCCGCTGGAAGCGACCGCGCTCGAAGGCCGCATCGACTACACCACGGTATCGCGCCTGAAACTCTGCCAGATCGAGGTGAGCCAGCATCGCATCGCGCACACGCATGCGCGCGCGAAGGCCAACGAGCACCCCTACATCAAGATTCATTTCCAGACCTACGGCATCTCCTATTTCGAGCAGGAAGGCCGTCACATCGAGTTGATGCCCGGCGACATCATCGCCTATGACGTGTCCTGTCCGCACTCGATCATCAGCCCCGCCTTCACGCGGCACGACGTGGTGATCGTGCCGAAGGCCCTGCTGCGCGATCGGGGCTTCCCGTCCCAGCGGATGCCGGCCTGCAAGCTGACCGCGCGCACCGGCACCGGGCGAATCGCCCACGACTTCGTCCACGCCACTTTCGACGAGGCCGCCAAACTGTCGGCGAACAGCGCGGTCGGCGTCGCCGATTCGCTGATCGACCTGTTGTTGCTGCCTCTGCGCGAGGCCGACACGATGTTCGATCGGGTCGGCCCCGAGGCGATGTATGTGCGTGCCCAATTTTTCATCCGCGAGCACCTGCGTGATCCGGACTTGTGCATCGACCAGATTTCCGCCGAGCTCGGTTGCTCCAAGCGTTATCTGCACATGCTGTTCAGCGAACGCGGCACGACGGTGAGCGACTACATCTGGCAGGCACGCCTTCAGAACTGCCGCCAGGAGCTCGAGGCCCACGCCGGAAAAACCATCACCGACGTCGCCTTCTCCTGGGGCTTCTCGAGCTCGTCACATTTCAGCCGTGTGTTCCGCAAGTATTTCGGCGTCGTGCCGTCGTCGATCCACAAGGCGCAGCAGAACGCCGTTTCCTCTGAAGAGCACTAG
- a CDS encoding FUSC family protein yields the protein MSSPTIPSAEGLRGVLFREIKTGELVRALVVVGPLVAAYFLFREAALLNLGLVAVSLLIPALKLHLAPRAVALHYLAIVVTFVILFLAAPIKPLFVALTALAGFLAVAVTRYGDALRTLGNWVFIPAVYLACEVREGVSASEALRHAGVIVASSPIALALVCGIQIYDQRRRPDHAPPSYGPAAEWLLPAAATAMAVFAAAALVEALRLAQGQWVMWSAASVVVGDLAASTGKLKQRAIGAFVGVPLGLLVGITLPESRAGYALAVLGATLTLIAFSRYIVGFGLRCFFIALAASFAGGASGIAEERVVNVITGGTFGLIAVGLTEIVWRRVMHKGSGPSQASS from the coding sequence GTGAGCTCACCGACCATCCCGTCCGCTGAAGGCCTGCGCGGTGTCCTCTTCCGGGAGATCAAGACCGGCGAGCTCGTCAGAGCGCTGGTCGTCGTCGGCCCGCTCGTGGCGGCCTATTTCCTCTTCCGTGAAGCGGCGCTGCTCAATCTGGGACTGGTCGCGGTTTCCCTGCTCATTCCCGCGCTGAAGCTGCATCTCGCTCCGCGGGCGGTCGCGCTGCACTACCTCGCCATCGTCGTCACCTTCGTCATCCTTTTCCTCGCCGCTCCCATCAAACCGCTGTTCGTAGCGCTGACGGCGCTGGCCGGCTTCCTTGCCGTGGCCGTGACGCGCTACGGAGACGCCTTGCGGACGCTGGGCAATTGGGTCTTCATCCCGGCGGTCTATCTCGCCTGCGAGGTGCGCGAGGGAGTGAGCGCGTCCGAGGCCCTGCGTCATGCCGGCGTGATCGTGGCGTCGTCCCCGATTGCGCTCGCCCTCGTCTGCGGCATCCAGATCTATGACCAGCGGCGCCGCCCTGACCACGCACCGCCCTCTTACGGACCTGCCGCCGAATGGCTTCTGCCGGCAGCCGCAACGGCGATGGCTGTCTTTGCTGCAGCAGCCCTGGTCGAGGCTTTGCGTCTGGCTCAGGGGCAATGGGTGATGTGGTCGGCCGCAAGCGTCGTCGTCGGCGATCTCGCGGCGTCTACCGGGAAGCTGAAGCAGCGCGCCATCGGAGCGTTCGTCGGTGTCCCGCTCGGCCTCCTGGTGGGGATCACGCTGCCCGAGAGTCGCGCCGGCTATGCGCTCGCTGTTCTCGGCGCGACGCTCACGCTGATCGCATTCTCGCGCTATATCGTGGGCTTCGGCTTGCGCTGCTTCTTCATCGCCCTTGCGGCGTCGTTCGCGGGCGGGGCAAGCGGAATTGCCGAGGAGCGCGTGGTCAACGTGATCACGGGGGGCACGTTCGGCCTCATTGCAGTGGGTCTGACGGAAATCGTCTGGCGACGCGTCATGCACAAGGGCAGCGGTCCGTCACAAGCTTCGTCGTGA
- a CDS encoding ABC transporter substrate-binding protein: MRLRLGAFGLAAMLAALATVADAADPLRICLDEDRPPLSVHHRGKPGAGFDVTLAEAIAQRLDRPLQIQWFESKLDEDSSPQLEANALLSDGRCALVGSYALTRDSLVVPGMKTARLPDFDGATRDDRRRRVALGVLAPSQPYIYSPMTVVLGPKARDRKIADIGDLAGLRLAIESGSLGDAILMTYDKGRLIDGITHLVPGRDDLLGALDRGDYDATLLDLARYDAHRAAHPDTAITASGYYYPIGANRGYVGLASDPALITAVDKALTELMAEGKIAELGKRAGLTYLPPREPAILGDVWKQIIQR, from the coding sequence ATGAGACTTCGGCTTGGGGCGTTCGGCCTTGCCGCGATGCTTGCGGCTCTCGCAACAGTCGCCGATGCAGCCGATCCGTTGCGAATATGCCTCGATGAGGACCGGCCGCCGCTGTCCGTGCATCACCGTGGCAAGCCGGGCGCAGGGTTCGACGTGACGCTGGCGGAGGCGATCGCACAACGGCTCGACCGGCCGCTCCAGATCCAGTGGTTCGAAAGCAAGCTGGATGAAGATTCGAGCCCGCAGCTCGAAGCCAACGCGCTGCTGTCGGACGGACGCTGCGCGCTGGTGGGCAGCTACGCACTGACCCGCGATTCCCTCGTCGTCCCCGGCATGAAGACCGCAAGGCTTCCGGATTTCGACGGCGCGACCCGCGACGACCGCAGGCGCCGCGTCGCGCTCGGCGTGCTCGCGCCGAGCCAGCCCTACATCTATTCGCCGATGACGGTCGTGCTCGGTCCGAAGGCGCGCGACCGCAAGATCGCCGATATCGGTGATCTCGCGGGTCTGCGTCTCGCCATCGAAAGCGGATCGCTCGGCGATGCCATCCTGATGACCTACGACAAGGGGCGGCTGATCGACGGCATCACGCATCTCGTTCCCGGCCGTGACGACCTCCTGGGCGCGCTCGACCGCGGCGACTATGATGCGACACTGCTCGATCTCGCCCGCTACGACGCCCACCGTGCCGCCCATCCCGACACCGCGATCACCGCGTCCGGCTATTATTATCCGATCGGCGCCAATCGCGGCTATGTCGGGCTTGCCAGCGATCCCGCCCTGATCACCGCCGTCGACAAGGCGCTCACCGAGCTCATGGCAGAAGGTAAGATAGCCGAGCTCGGCAAGCGGGCCGGGCTCACCTACCTGCCGCCACGCGAGCCGGCGATCCTCGGCGACGTCTGGAAGCAGATCATCCAGCGGTGA
- a CDS encoding cytochrome c: MLKDTLIRTAATFAAVAGLAVASVATARAADEPNGNPVQAQVDHGKATYAEKCSHCHGPGMMSSGTITPDLRAFPDDKTRFVTTVKNGKNNKMPPWGDILSEDEITDLWAYISSRRRP, translated from the coding sequence GTGCTGAAAGACACTTTGATCAGGACGGCGGCGACATTCGCTGCCGTCGCGGGGCTGGCGGTTGCGTCCGTAGCGACCGCCCGCGCCGCGGATGAACCGAATGGCAACCCCGTGCAGGCGCAGGTCGACCACGGCAAGGCGACCTACGCCGAAAAATGCTCGCATTGCCACGGTCCCGGCATGATGAGCTCCGGCACCATTACGCCGGACCTGCGCGCCTTCCCCGACGACAAGACGCGTTTCGTCACCACGGTGAAGAACGGCAAAAACAACAAGATGCCGCCATGGGGCGACATCCTCAGCGAGGACGAGATCACCGATCTCTGGGCCTACATTTCGAGCCGGAGACGGCCATGA
- a CDS encoding methanol/ethanol family PQQ-dependent dehydrogenase, giving the protein MKRFAMAASLVMLASTGAGAQTTEQLVKGATDTSNVLNYGMGYNLQRFSTLNQINKDTVKNLVPVWNYSFNDDRSEESQPLVYQGVIYVTSHNATMAVDAKTGKQIWKTKVEYPAETPRIVCCGIINRGAALYDGKVFRTTLDANVIALDAKTGKELWREKAADIKEGYSMTVAPLVADGVVITGISGAEFGTRGFIDGWDPATGKHLWRTHSIPSPDEPGGDTWKGDTWKLGGGSTWITGSYDPELNTVYWGIGNPGPFNSAVRPGDNLYTCSVLAMDPKTGKIKWHYQFSPNNPFDYDSVAEMVLADMNVEGKPTKVLMDANRNGFFYVLDRTNGKLLAANPYVKVNWATGVDMKTGRPIETDVAKDAREGKKVTVYPSILGGKNWEPMSFNPQTGLAYANTLNFGGKYKAEPVTFKQGEWYLGMDLTDPWEFGDGPRGHLKAIDPLTGKSKWEAASDIPRFSGVLSTAGGVVFSGALTGEFEAFDADTGKKLWQFQTGSGIEGQPVTWQQDGVQYVAVASGYGGVYSLFSGDERLAKVPPGGSLWVFAIKQ; this is encoded by the coding sequence ATGAAACGCTTTGCGATGGCCGCGAGCCTCGTCATGCTTGCGTCGACGGGTGCAGGTGCCCAGACGACCGAACAGCTCGTCAAGGGTGCGACCGACACATCAAATGTTCTCAATTACGGCATGGGCTACAATCTTCAGCGTTTCTCGACGCTGAATCAGATCAACAAGGACACCGTCAAGAATCTCGTCCCGGTCTGGAACTACAGCTTCAACGACGATCGCAGCGAGGAATCGCAGCCGCTGGTGTACCAGGGCGTGATCTACGTGACCTCGCACAATGCCACGATGGCGGTCGACGCCAAAACCGGCAAGCAGATCTGGAAGACCAAGGTCGAGTACCCCGCGGAAACACCGCGTATCGTCTGCTGCGGCATCATCAATCGCGGCGCGGCCTTGTACGACGGCAAGGTGTTCCGCACCACGCTCGACGCCAATGTGATTGCGCTCGATGCCAAGACCGGCAAGGAGCTGTGGCGCGAGAAGGCCGCCGACATCAAGGAAGGCTATTCGATGACGGTGGCCCCGCTGGTGGCCGACGGCGTCGTCATCACCGGCATCTCCGGCGCCGAGTTCGGCACCCGCGGCTTCATCGACGGCTGGGATCCCGCGACGGGCAAGCACCTCTGGCGCACCCATTCGATCCCCTCTCCGGACGAGCCGGGTGGCGACACCTGGAAGGGCGATACCTGGAAGCTCGGCGGCGGCTCGACCTGGATCACCGGCTCCTACGATCCGGAGCTGAACACGGTCTATTGGGGCATCGGCAATCCAGGCCCGTTCAACTCGGCGGTACGCCCGGGCGACAACCTCTACACCTGCTCGGTGCTGGCGATGGATCCCAAGACCGGCAAGATCAAGTGGCACTACCAGTTCTCGCCGAACAATCCGTTCGACTACGACTCGGTCGCCGAAATGGTGCTCGCCGACATGAACGTCGAGGGCAAGCCGACCAAGGTGCTGATGGACGCCAACCGGAACGGCTTCTTCTACGTGCTCGATCGCACCAACGGCAAGCTGCTCGCCGCCAACCCGTACGTGAAGGTCAACTGGGCGACCGGCGTCGACATGAAGACCGGCAGGCCGATCGAGACCGATGTTGCGAAGGATGCGCGCGAGGGCAAGAAGGTCACGGTCTATCCGTCGATTCTCGGCGGCAAGAACTGGGAGCCGATGTCGTTCAATCCGCAGACCGGCCTTGCCTATGCCAACACGCTCAACTTCGGCGGCAAGTACAAGGCCGAGCCGGTCACCTTCAAGCAGGGTGAATGGTATCTCGGCATGGACCTCACCGATCCCTGGGAGTTCGGCGACGGACCGCGCGGCCATCTCAAGGCGATCGATCCCTTGACCGGCAAGTCGAAGTGGGAAGCGGCGAGCGACATCCCGCGCTTCTCGGGCGTCTTGTCGACCGCGGGCGGCGTCGTGTTCTCGGGCGCGCTGACCGGTGAGTTCGAAGCCTTCGACGCCGACACCGGCAAGAAGCTCTGGCAGTTCCAGACCGGCTCCGGCATCGAGGGACAGCCGGTGACCTGGCAGCAGGACGGCGTGCAGTATGTCGCGGTGGCCAGCGGCTATGGCGGCGTCTACTCGCTGTTCTCCGGCGACGAGCGGCTCGCCAAGGTGCCGCCCGGCGGCTCCCTGTGGGTTTTCGCGATCAAGCAATGA
- a CDS encoding EF-hand domain-containing protein — MISRRSIAFAVAGTLLGGPVWSASPNAIKMFDTDNDGTLDLAEVKKAATAVFAKLDPDHDGTLDARELRGRLTAKELAAADPDHDGTLTLDEYLAVVEQRFNAANPDKDGTLDAKELRSPAGRALLRLLK; from the coding sequence ATGATATCGCGTCGCTCCATTGCATTCGCAGTTGCAGGCACATTGCTCGGCGGTCCCGTCTGGTCGGCATCCCCAAATGCCATCAAGATGTTCGACACGGACAATGATGGCACGCTCGATCTTGCCGAGGTGAAGAAGGCCGCGACCGCGGTGTTCGCCAAGCTCGATCCAGATCATGACGGCACGCTCGACGCGCGTGAGCTGCGCGGACGGTTGACCGCAAAGGAACTCGCAGCCGCCGATCCGGATCACGATGGAACGCTGACGCTGGACGAATATCTCGCCGTCGTGGAGCAGCGTTTCAACGCGGCCAATCCTGACAAAGATGGAACGCTCGACGCCAAGGAACTGAGGTCGCCCGCAGGACGCGCCCTGCTGCGGCTGCTCAAATGA
- the pqqA gene encoding pyrroloquinoline quinone precursor peptide PqqA encodes MAWKAPKIVEVSVGMEINMYACASRK; translated from the coding sequence ATGGCTTGGAAAGCTCCGAAGATCGTGGAAGTGTCGGTCGGCATGGAAATCAACATGTACGCCTGCGCTTCGCGCAAGTAG